Proteins found in one Epinephelus fuscoguttatus linkage group LG4, E.fuscoguttatus.final_Chr_v1 genomic segment:
- the gabarapl2 gene encoding gamma-aminobutyric acid receptor-associated protein-like 2, producing the protein MKWMFKEDHSLEHRCVESAKIRNKYPDRVPVIVEKVSGSQIVDIDKRKYLVPSDITVAQFMWIIRKRIQLPSEKAIFLFVDKTVPQSSLTMGQLYDKEKDEDGFLYVAYSGENTFGYKAFYTTRG; encoded by the exons ATGAAATGGATGTTTAAAGAGGACCATTCCCTCG AGCACCGATGTGTGGAGTCAGCCAAAATACGCAACAAATATCCTGACAGAGTACCG GTGATAGTGGAGAAGGTTTCCGGCTCTCAGATAGTGGACATTGATAAGAGGAAGTACCTGGTGCCgtctgacatcacagtggcCCAGTTCATGTGGATCATCAGGAAACGCATCCAGCTGCCTTCAGAGAAAGCCATCTTCCTCTTTGTCGACAAAACTGTCCCTCAGTCCAG TCTGACTATGGGGCAGCTGTACGACAAGGAGAAGGACGAGGACGGCTTTCTGTACGTGGCCTACAGCGGAGAAAACACCTTTGGTTACAAGGCCTTTTATACAACACGGGGTTAA
- the adat1 gene encoding tRNA-specific adenosine deaminase 1 — translation MPDCLHLNVPVRFNMVNADEIAKLCYERFNQLPRRGKPEPGREWTLLAAVVKVTRCANSDTVKKEVVSLGTGTKCIGRTAMSPNGDVLNDSHAEVIARRGCIRYLIQELHRAVSGGDSSVLCKADQRGKWRLQSGVSFLFFTSHTPCGDAAIIPMADSQSQPCPPVTSVKNHEGTDGRGNLKRKDEEPSEGKNIKRPHLEEQETVETKLEDRGDIKQPFLSNSSQSEDPSQSNSADTPVETVSQDSAQLITKTRDPDSDRAGLHPQVSDIHRTGAKCVSGAPADPLHPGVGYHSTGVLRVKPGRGEPTLSLSCSDKLARWGVLGFQGALLSHYLQEALYFSTVVVGKCPYNKEVMQRALVTRCSRVLDLPAGFSVCPPLLLQSGLEFPFSQAQTELRHQAGQGRISPCGAAISWCNVAEQPLDVTANGYKHGVTKKAFGTAKVRSLLCKVELFHSFLSLVAATDPSALPNSLRGAELQTYWDYKQASQLYQQAWQQLHSQAFPLWPRSDRNLLLFH, via the exons ATGCCCGACTGCCTTCATTTAAACGTCCCTGTCCGGTTTAACATGGTGAACGCGGATGAAATTGCCAAGTTGTGCTACGAGCGTTTCAACCAGCTGCCCCGGAGAGGGAAGCCTGAGCCGGGCAGAGAGTGGACCCTGCTGGCCGCTGTGGTCAAAGTCACCCGGTGTGCTAACTCTGACACAG ttAAGAAGGAGGTTGTTTCTCTGGGAACTGGGACTAAATGTATTGGACGGACAGCGATGAGTCCCAATG GTGATGTTCTTAATGACAGCCATGCAGAAGTCATTGCTAGAAGGGGATGCATCAG gTACCTGATCCAGGAGCTGCACAGGGCTGTGAGTGGTGGGGACAGCTCTGTGTTATGTAAGGCAGATCAGCGGGGGAAGTGGAGGCTTCAGTCAGGAGTTTCCTTTCTCTTCTTTACCAGTCACACTCCCT GTGGTGACGCTGCCATCATCCCTATGGCTGACAGCCAGTCTCAGCCCTGCCCTCCTGTCACATCTGTAAAAAACCATGAAGGGACCGATGGAAGAGGAAACCTGAAAAGGAAAGATGAGGAACCAAGTGAAGGGAAAAACATTAAACGGCCTCATCTGGAGGAAcaggagacagtggagacaaagctagaggacagaggagacataaaacaaccctTCCTTTCAAATTCATCTCAAAGTGAAGATCCATCACAGAGTAACTCTGCAGACACACCTGTGGAAACTGTCTCACAAGATTCAGCCCAGCTGATAACAAAAACCAGAGACCCTGACTCTGACAGGGCTGGACTGCATCCACAGGTCTCAGACATTCACAGAACTGGAGCCAAGTGTGTCTCGGGTGCCCCAGCCGACCCTCTGCACCCTGGGGTGGGATACCATAGCACAGGGGTTCTCCGGGTGAAGCCTGGACGAGGAGAGCCGACTCTGTCCCTCTCCTGCAGTGACAAGCTGGCCCGCTGGGGAGTGCTGGGCTTCCAGGGTGCACTGCTGTCCCACTACCTTCAGGAGGCGCTCTACTTCAGCACGGTGGTGGTGGGGAAGTGTCCATACAACAAAGAAGTTATGCAGAGAGCTTTGGTCACAAG GTGCTCCCGTGTATTGGACCTCCCCGCTGgtttctctgtctgtccaccTCTCCTGCTCCAGTCCGGCCTGGAGTTCCCCTTCAGCCAGGCCCAGACTGAGCTCCGACACCAGGCTGGACAGGGACGAATCTCCCCCTGTGGAGCAG CCATCAGTTGGTGTAATGTGGCTGAACagccactagatgtcactgcCAACGGCTACAAACACGGAGTCACCAAGAAGGCCTTTGGCACAGCTAAAGTCAG GTCTCTTCTGTGTAAAGTGGAGCTTTTTCATTCATTCCTGTCTCTGGTAGCAGCCACTGACCCCTCAGCACTTCCCAACTCCCTCAG gggagcagagctgcagacctACTGGGACTACAAGCAGGCATCCCAGTTGTACCAGCAGGCCTGGCAGCAGCTTCACAGCCAGGCCTTTCCTCTGTGGCCACGCAGTGACAGAAATCTCCTGCTCTTCCACTGA